The nucleotide sequence CATTCGACGTCGCCGGTCCCTGTTCGTCGCCGTGCTGACCGGCCTGGCGCTGCTCGCGCTGCTGGGAACCGGGATGCACCTGCGAGGGCAGGGATACCGGCTCTACGTCGTGCACACCGGATCCATGATGCCCACGTTGATGCCCGGTGATGTCGTGCTCGACCGCCCTGCGGACCGGGTGCCGGTCCGCGGCGAGATCATCACCTTCCGCCACTCGGATGTGGTCACCGATGTCGTCACGCACCGGGTGGTCAGCACCAACCGGGGCCTCATCCAGACCAAGGGTGACGCCAACACGTCGGCCGACGTCTGGGATATTCGCCCGAACCAGGTCCAGGGTGTCGTCCACACCAAGATCGCCAAACTCGGTTACCTGCTGGTGTTTCTCCAGCAACCGGCCGGTGTGAGCTCGGTGGTCAGCGGGCTGTTGGCGATGATCTTCCTGTGGGGTCTGTTCGAGGGACCGACCGACGCCC is from Jatrophihabitans telluris and encodes:
- a CDS encoding signal peptidase I, with amino-acid sequence MIIRRRRSLFVAVLTGLALLALLGTGMHLRGQGYRLYVVHTGSMMPTLMPGDVVLDRPADRVPVRGEIITFRHSDVVTDVVTHRVVSTNRGLIQTKGDANTSADVWDIRPNQVQGVVHTKIAKLGYLLVFLQQPAGVSSVVSGLLAMIFLWGLFEGPTDAPATARQRGAHRPSGGPRHRSSLHVAHTG